Proteins encoded in a region of the Drosophila sechellia strain sech25 chromosome 2L, ASM438219v1, whole genome shotgun sequence genome:
- the LOC116803612 gene encoding thyrostimulin alpha-2 subunit-like isoform X2 — protein MPKPWPISTVVEMRSSQLLVLVCCIPWLLLCDSNSMGKDAWLRPGCHIVGNTRKITIPDCVEFNITTNACRGFLVSVGQCCNMMKSEEIQRRVLCIEGIQNVTFNSALSCSCYHCKKD, from the exons ATGCCAAAGCCTTGGCCAATCTCAACAGTTGTCGAGATGAGGTCGTCTCAACTGCTGGTGCTTGTTTGCTGCATTCCCTGGCTTTTGCTGTGTGATAGTAACTCAATGGGAAAGGACGCTTGGCTGCGTCCTGGGTGCCACATAGTTGGAAATACTCGAAAAATTACTATACCTGATTGTGTCGAATTCAACATAACAACTAATGCGTGTCGCGGATTCT TGGTGAGCGTTGGCCAATGCTGCAACATGATGAAATCGGAGGAG ATACAACGACGTGTGCTATGTATTGAAGGAATACAAAATGTGACTTTTAATAGTGCATTGTCGTGTAGTTGTTATCACTGCAAAAAGGATTAG
- the LOC116803612 gene encoding thyrostimulin alpha-2 subunit-like isoform X1: MPKPWPISTVVEMRSSQLLVLVCCIPWLLLCDSNSMGKDAWLRPGCHIVGNTRKITIPDCVEFNITTNACRGFCESFSVPSIPMMGSSLSVLFKPPKPVVSVGQCCNMMKSEEIQRRVLCIEGIQNVTFNSALSCSCYHCKKD, from the exons ATGCCAAAGCCTTGGCCAATCTCAACAGTTGTCGAGATGAGGTCGTCTCAACTGCTGGTGCTTGTTTGCTGCATTCCCTGGCTTTTGCTGTGTGATAGTAACTCAATGGGAAAGGACGCTTGGCTGCGTCCTGGGTGCCACATAGTTGGAAATACTCGAAAAATTACTATACCTGATTGTGTCGAATTCAACATAACAACTAATGCGTGTCGCGGATTCTGTGAGTCCTTCTCGGTACCTTCAATTCCAATGATGGGTTCATCGCTTTCTGTTTTATTCAAACCCCCCAAACCAGTGGTGAGCGTTGGCCAATGCTGCAACATGATGAAATCGGAGGAG ATACAACGACGTGTGCTATGTATTGAAGGAATACAAAATGTGACTTTTAATAGTGCATTGTCGTGTAGTTGTTATCACTGCAAAAAGGATTAG